Sequence from the Bacillus mesophilus genome:
TATTAAAATTTACTGCAGATTGGTGACCGGGATGCAGACAACTGGCTCCAGTTGTAAGTAGTGTTTCCGAAGAACTATCTGAGGTTGATTTTTACAGCGTAGACGTGGATCAAGCTCCAAATCTAGCCAGACAATTTGGGGTTATGAGTATACCAACCATGATACTTGTTAAAAATGGTGAGGAAATTGACAGAGTGACTGGTGCTATTCCGGAAGAGGCTGTTCGAGAGTTTGCTACTCAATAAGATAGAGAACAGAGCTGGTGATGTTGACCTGCTCTGTTTTCTTTTTGGTTGGAGCTGAATTAACAGAAAATTCTTGACACAAGTTTCCCTGTCATTTAATATGAAGTTCTACATTTCGACATTATTAGGTCGGGCTTTAGCAGGATTATCTTAAGGGGGAATTTATCTTGAGTCAGCAAGAAACAAAACGTGAGCAATGGGGATCTCGGATTGGATTTATCCTCGCTTGCTTAGGTTCAGCAGTAGGATTAGGAAATGTTTGGAGATTTTCAACAACCGCTGGTGAAAATGGTGGGGGAGCATTCATATTAGTTTATTTATTAATTATTCTTTTTATCGGTATCCCAGTTGTAATGGCTGAATTTACAATCGGACGTAAATCTCAAAGTGATGCGGTTGGCTCTTTCCAAAAGCTAGCACCAGGCAAGCCTTGGTTCATCGCTGGATTCCTTGGAGTCGCGGCATCTTTTATCATCTTATCCTTCTATGGTGTTGTCGCTGGTTGGGTAATGAAGTACTTTTTCGGTTACCTCACAGGTTCACTTGTAAATGTACCTGAAAATGATTTCACAGGTTATTTTGTATCATTTATTGGTAAAACTGCAGAACCGATCATTTGGCAGTTCATCTTTATGGCTCTAACGGTTGGAATAGTAGTGGTTGGGGTTAAAAAAGGAATTGAAGCAGCAAATAAAGTATTAATGCCATTATTAGGGGTTTTGTTAATTATTCTTGCAATCTATAGTTTAACCTTAGGTGGAGCAAAGGAAGGATTAACTTTCTTGTTTAGTCCGGATTGGAGCAAACTGGCTGATCCACATTTGTATTTAGCCGCTCTAGGTCAAGCATTCTTCTCTCTAAGCCTTGGAATGGGAGCTCTCATTACATATGGAAGCTATTTGAGCAAAGAAAATAAACTACCAACTGCTGCCTTAAGTGTTGGTGCACTTGATACATTAGTAGCACTTACAGCTGGTATTCTTATTTTCCCAGCCGTGTTTGCATTTGGATTAGATCCTGCTGGTGGAGCTGGTCTTGTATTTATGACTTTACCAAACGTCTTTGATCAAATGCCACTTGGAGCAGTTGCAGGTGCTGCATTCTTCTTCTTATTATTTGCAGCTGCTTTAACATCTGCAGTATCTCTCTTGGAAGTAGCAGTCGCTTATTTTATGAGAAAGTTTTCTTGGGGACGAAAACAAGCTGTTTTAATCATCGGTAGTATCATCTTTGTCCTTGGAATTCCTTCTTCTTTATCTCAAGGGGCAGTTCCAATTACAATTATGGGTAAGGATTTCTTAACCTTCATGGATGAATTATCAGGAAATGTATTTCTACCACTAGGTGGATTAATCATTGCGTTGTTCATCGGTTGGGGATGGAAGAAGACAGACGCACTTAGAGATTCAGATCTTGGAGATACATTAATCGGAAACATATGGATCTGGTGTGTACGTATTCTAGCTCCAGTTGGAATCCTTCTGATCTTCTTAAATAAAATAGGAATCGTTGGTTAAAAACGGAAGAGGGTAGACTTTTAAAGTCTACCCTCTTTTTTATGTTTTGTACCTATTTTACATACACTCTGGTTTCAAAAGGCTGTAATATCAACTTAGTAGTAGGATGATGATCATCTACCTGATAGTTAGCTAGCATGAGCCTTTCAAAGGTTAAAGTAAAATCCGAATAACTAAATTCTACCTGTTTATCTGAAATATTTGCGATGACGATCACCTCTTCTTCATCTAATCTCCTAGTATAAGCATAGATGTTAGGATGCTCATCTAAGATTAAATCGTAAATGCCATAAGTAAAGATAGGATTCTCTTTTTTTAATCTAATCATTTTCTTATAAAAGTGAAGGATTGATGCTGAATCAGAACGTTGCTGTTCCACATTGATATCGAGGTAATTTGGATTTACACCAAGCCACGGGGTACCTGTTGAAAACCCAGCATTGAGTTCTTTAGACCATTGCATCGGTGTTCGTGAGTTATCTCTGCTTGTCGTCCAAATTATGTCCATGATGTTGTCAACTGGCGTCCCTTCTTCTCTTTTAATGGAATACAGGTTTTTTGTTGCGACATCATTATATTGATCAATCTTTTCAAATCGCACATTTGTCATTCCGATTTCTTGCCCTTGGTAAATAAATGGTGTCCCTTGCATAAGAAAATACATGGCACCTAAAGACGTTGCACTTTCCCTCCAAAACTCTTGATCATTTCCCCAAGTTGAAACCACTCTTGCCTTATCATGATTTTCAATAAAAAGAGCATTCCACCCCTTGTTTTCTAAACCTTTTTGCCAATTAGTAAAAACTCTCTTTAAATCAACCAGGTCCATCTCTTTCTTTTCAGCATCCCATAATCCTAGATGCTCGAATTGAAAAACCATATTGAACTTACCCTTTTTTTCTCCCACCCATAGATCAGCGTCACTTACACTAACGCCATTAGCTTCACCGACCGTCATAATATCATAGTTACTAAATGTTGCATCTCTTAATTCCTCTAAAAACGGATGAATTCCTTCAACATTCATATGCCTTTCAAAAGAAGATACATACTTTAGCCCGTTTGGATTTGGAAGGTCTGTAAATCCCTCTTCCTTTTTAATATGACTAATTGCATCAACACGAAAGCCATCAATTCCTTTGTCTAGCCACCAATTGATCATATCGTACAGAGCAGTCCGAACTTCTTTGTTTTCCCAGTTTAAATCTGGCTGTTTTTTGGAGAAAAGGTGTAAGAAATATTGTTTAGTTGCTTGGTCATATTCCCAAGCAGATCCACCAAATATACTTTCCCAATTATTTGGTTCCTTACCGTCCTTACCATCTCGCCAAATGTACCAATCTCGCTTCTCGCTGGTCTTGGAAGCTCTTGATTCAATAAACCATGGGTGCTCATCACTAGTATGATTAATCACAAGATCAATGATCAACTTCATACCCCGTCGATGGGTCTCAGCTAGTAGCTGATCAAAATCTGCCATTGTACCAAATTCGGGAATGATATCCTGATAATCACTAATATCATATCCATTATCATCATTTGGAGATTTGTACATAGGGCAAATCCAAATAACATCAATACCAAGATCTTTCAAATAATCAAGCTTTGAAATGATGCCTTGAAGATCTCCTATGCCATCACCATTTGAATCCATAAAGCTTCTCGGATAGATTTGATATGCTACAGCTTCCTTCCACCATACGTGTTTCATTTATGTTCCCCTTTTCCGTAAATTCTAGTTTGAAAGTAATCTATATGTATTATTGAATGGTTTATGAATATAACTTAACTCATCTTAGTATAGCCTTCCTCAATCTTAGGGAAAACATCTAATATTGGAGAATAATTTCAGCAAACTGCACTAAAAAGGCTACTGGTGCAATCAGTAGCCTTTTTAAATAGGTTTATTCAATGGGTCCACGGTAATGCTTTATATCTTCAAAGGGTACAATCCACCTTTTCTTTTTATCATGATAAAATGCTCTCAGTGTTGTATCCTCAATCAACTGCGGG
This genomic interval carries:
- a CDS encoding glycoside hydrolase family 13 protein, with protein sequence MKHVWWKEAVAYQIYPRSFMDSNGDGIGDLQGIISKLDYLKDLGIDVIWICPMYKSPNDDNGYDISDYQDIIPEFGTMADFDQLLAETHRRGMKLIIDLVINHTSDEHPWFIESRASKTSEKRDWYIWRDGKDGKEPNNWESIFGGSAWEYDQATKQYFLHLFSKKQPDLNWENKEVRTALYDMINWWLDKGIDGFRVDAISHIKKEEGFTDLPNPNGLKYVSSFERHMNVEGIHPFLEELRDATFSNYDIMTVGEANGVSVSDADLWVGEKKGKFNMVFQFEHLGLWDAEKKEMDLVDLKRVFTNWQKGLENKGWNALFIENHDKARVVSTWGNDQEFWRESATSLGAMYFLMQGTPFIYQGQEIGMTNVRFEKIDQYNDVATKNLYSIKREEGTPVDNIMDIIWTTSRDNSRTPMQWSKELNAGFSTGTPWLGVNPNYLDINVEQQRSDSASILHFYKKMIRLKKENPIFTYGIYDLILDEHPNIYAYTRRLDEEEVIVIANISDKQVEFSYSDFTLTFERLMLANYQVDDHHPTTKLILQPFETRVYVK
- a CDS encoding sodium-dependent transporter codes for the protein MLSQQETKREQWGSRIGFILACLGSAVGLGNVWRFSTTAGENGGGAFILVYLLIILFIGIPVVMAEFTIGRKSQSDAVGSFQKLAPGKPWFIAGFLGVAASFIILSFYGVVAGWVMKYFFGYLTGSLVNVPENDFTGYFVSFIGKTAEPIIWQFIFMALTVGIVVVGVKKGIEAANKVLMPLLGVLLIILAIYSLTLGGAKEGLTFLFSPDWSKLADPHLYLAALGQAFFSLSLGMGALITYGSYLSKENKLPTAALSVGALDTLVALTAGILIFPAVFAFGLDPAGGAGLVFMTLPNVFDQMPLGAVAGAAFFFLLFAAALTSAVSLLEVAVAYFMRKFSWGRKQAVLIIGSIIFVLGIPSSLSQGAVPITIMGKDFLTFMDELSGNVFLPLGGLIIALFIGWGWKKTDALRDSDLGDTLIGNIWIWCVRILAPVGILLIFLNKIGIVG